From Pagrus major chromosome 6, Pma_NU_1.0, one genomic window encodes:
- the pxmp4 gene encoding peroxisomal membrane protein 4 — protein sequence MAGPDLLKTLLYTVNNLLQQEKYKAALAVLKGFRNGAVYGAKIRAPHALVMTFLFRSGSLKDKLKAILKATYTHSRNLAYFVFTYKGLQGIQERIQGKSLQSHSFLAACVGGWLVFGDNNNINSQINMYLLSRILFALSRLAVEKGFIPQPKHDPFPLFATLVWGIVLWLFEYYPHTLQPSLQSSMNYLYHDSNVWHDISDFLVYNKPRTPAI from the exons ATGGCAGGTCCTGATCTGTTAAAAACTCTTCTGTACACCGTCAATAATCTACTGCAGCAGGAGAAATACAAAGCGGCATTGGCAGTGCTGAAAGGATTCAGAAATGGCGCCGT aTATGGGGCCAAAATCAGAGCACCACATGCCTTGGTAATGACATTTCTATTCAGAAGTGGCAG TTTGAAGGACAAGCTCAAAGCCATTTTGAAGGCCACATACACCCACTCTCGCAACCTGGCGTACTTTGTGTTCACATACAAAGGACTGCAAGGCATACAGGAGAGGATCCAGGGGAAGAGTTTGCAGTCTCACTCCTTTCTCGCTGCCTGTGTTGGAGGATGGTTGGTGTTTGGAGATAACAACAACATCAATAGTCAG ATCAACATGTACCTGCTGTCCAGGATCCTGTTCGCGCTGTCTCGGCTGGCTGTAGAGAAAGGTTTTATCCCCCAGCCTAAACACGACCCTTTCCCACTGTTCGCCACGCTGGTGTGGGGCATTGTGTTGTGGCTGTTTGAGTATTACCCACACACCCTCCAGCCCTCCCTGCAGTCCTCGATGAACTACCTCTACCATGACAGCAATGTGTGGCATGACATCTCAGACTTCCTTGTTTACAATAAGCCAAGGACTCCTGCTATTTAG
- the tgm5l gene encoding transglutaminase 5, like, producing MEDLRFKNVNLENSENLEKHRTEDFSTSKALVVRRGAPFRVSLQLEGRPFNPKTDSLRVKVMLGRLYVVMPVTFIKKVSSTHWTAYIEPKGLNLQNPSIYISSPASATVGCYRFQVFAQNNRKTRAYGKFILLCNPWCPEDTVHIPFEDQREEYVQNDSGLLFMGTAKNIVSRPWSFDQYEPGVLETCLNLLQVSPQHQKNRRMDYLNRNNPVYISRVVSAMINSEDDRGVLKGNWSGDYKQGVHPSLWTGSGDILRQWTQSGFSPVKYGQCWVFAAVMCTVMRVLGIPCRVITNFNSAHDTNGNLVIEEFYTETGKKLHRSKDSIWNFHVWVECWMNRRDLGKGMDGWQVLDPTPQERSGGVFCCGPAPVKAIRDRRIDLYYDIPFVYAEVNADVHSIVLSEGRVLSYNKDTERVGSLICTKAVGYPRYQNLTGDYKHLKSPTSTLSSRSSTMSDDSTLRRAGSSKGVAVFLTLDKAPVAGEPVRFTVKVINKQSVAKMMKLHVNAQAKEYNNSPLDTFWETHGVIKLAPMEAKVIRQQILPAQYEDVVGDDLVNLAVVLQDMASQEQVLATEEFNIASPELIIEVADEGSVVPGKEQTATVTFTNSFSHPVSGALTVAGSGLLQGKVHFRMSQLRPGGTVQQGITFTPSMVGSKMLQASLLLTNMNTTIRGFKMVFVNRA from the exons ATGGAAG ACTTaaggtttaaaaatgtcaacctgGAAAATTCTGAAAACCTGGAGAAACACAGGACAGAGGACTTCAGCACCTCCAAAGCCCTGGTGGTGCGAAGAGGAGCCCCGTTCAGAGTCAGTCTGCAGCTGGAGGGCCGACCTTTCAACCCCAAGACTGACTCTCTGAGGGTCAAAGTTATGCTAG GCCGCTTGTATGTGGTGATGCCCGTCACTTTCATTAAGAAGGTTTCTTCCACTCATTGGACTGCATACATTGAACCAAAGGGCCTGAACCTCCAGAACCCCTCCATATACATCTCCTCCCCTGCCTCTGCCACGGTGGGCTGCTACAGATTTCAGGTGTTCGCTCAGAACAACCGGAAGACCCGCGCCTATGGCAAATTCATCCTGCTCTGCAATCCCTGGTGTCCTG AGGACACAGTGCATATTCCCTTTGAGGACCAGAGAGAGGAGTACGTCCAGAACGACTCTGGGCTGCTGTTTATGGGCACGGCTAAGAACATTGTGTCAAGACCTTGGTCCTTTGATCAg TATGAGCCTGGTGTTCTGGAGACGTGCCTGAACCTTCTCCAGGTCAGCCCTCAGCAccagaagaacagaagaatgGACTACCTGAACCGAAACAACCCCGTCTACATCAGCAGGGTCGTGTCTGCCATG ATAAACAGTGAGGACGACCGGGGAGTGCTGAAAGGGAACTGGTCTGGTGACTACAAACAAGGAGTTCATCCCTCCTTGTGGACTGGGAGCGGCGACATCTTGAGACAGTGGACTCAGTCTGGTTTCAGCCCAGTCAAGTATGGGCAGTGTTGGGTGTTCGCAGCTGTCATGTGCACAG TCATGAGAGTTCTTGGCATTCCTTGTCGTGTCATCACCAACTTCAACTCTGCTCACGACACCAATGGCAACCTGGTGATTGAGGAGTTCTACACTGAGACAGGGAAGAAGCTCCACCGCAGCAAAGACAGCATTTG GAACTTCCACGTCTGGGTGGAGTGCTGGATGAACCGCCGGGATCTGGGAAAGGGAATGGATGGCTGGCAGGTTCTGGACCCGACCCCCCAGGAGAGGAGTGGAG GAGTGTTCTGCTGTGGCCCTGCCCCAGTCAAAGCAATCAGGGATCGGCGTATCGACCTGTATTATGACATCCCCTTTGTCTACGCCGAGGTGAATGCCGACGTCCACTCAATCGTACTGAGCGAGGGTCGGGTGCTCAGCtacaacaaagacacagagcGAGTGGGATCCCTCATCTGCACCAAAGCTGTCGGCTATCCCAGATACCAGAACCTCACAGGAGACTACAAACACCTGAAAA GCCCCACTTCAACACTTTCATCAAGAAGTTCCACAATGTCAGACGACTCAACATTAAGAAGAG CAGGCTCGTCCAAGGGGGTCGCGGTCTTCCTGACCCTGGACAAAGCTCCTGTCGCCGGGGAGCCCGTCCGCTTCACGGTGAAAGTCATCAACAAGCAGAGCGTTGCCAAGATGATGAAGTTGCATGTCAACGCCCAGGCTAAAGAGTACAACAACAGCCCCTTAGACACCTTCTGGGAAACTCATGGTGTCATAAAGCTGGCCCCCATGGAAG ccaAAGTCATTCGACAGCAGATCCTCCCAGCTCAGTATGAGGATGTGGTGGGAGACGACCTGGTCAACCTCGCTGTAGTCCTGCAGGACATGGCCAGTCAGGAACAGGTCCTGGCCACAGAGGAGTTCAATATCGCCAGTCCAGAGCTCATCATAGAG GTTGCAGATGAAGGCTCCGTCGTGCCTGGAAAAGAGCAGACAGCCACAGTGACCTTCACCAACTCATTCTCACACCCGGTGAGCGGAGCACTGACTGTCG